A genomic stretch from Kribbella jejuensis includes:
- a CDS encoding right-handed parallel beta-helix repeat-containing protein yields the protein MRLAVRLGGVLLVSGAALVCPLVARGTTTVLYVDRTTAGCSDAGPGTAITPYCTIGKGVAKLAAGFTLYVGNGTYTETIKPAVSGTATARITISAWPGRHPVLDPASFGANISSRAYLTLSGFTFSGTKYDGVYVSGSHDITISGNTVTGAGHPVSGETAYGISIRSSSASVVSGNNVHDNHGTGILITSGSTGILVSGNAASFNADGFRRNANGINVVSEGNTLLRNVTHDNEDSGIQFYTGADDNLAALNVTYNNGDHGIDDLNVTGGRLIGNTVYRNCTTGINVEGTSGNYLVVNNVAVDNGVYPAYHGIACTRRAGNIGIWDSAPSSTTVDHNLVWLTKSGKMYAFGTTYTSLAAMHAATGQEAHGVQADPRFVSAGSWNLRLATGSAAIDRGNSGVSGEQSTDVTGRTRVDDPATGNTFAEGPRRYDDLGAYEYQP from the coding sequence ATGAGGCTTGCGGTGCGGCTGGGGGGCGTACTCCTGGTGTCAGGAGCCGCACTGGTCTGTCCGCTCGTCGCTCGCGGCACGACGACGGTCCTGTACGTCGACCGTACGACAGCCGGCTGCTCCGACGCCGGCCCTGGCACGGCGATCACGCCGTACTGCACGATCGGCAAGGGAGTCGCGAAGCTCGCAGCCGGTTTCACGCTCTACGTCGGCAACGGGACGTACACCGAGACGATCAAACCGGCGGTCTCCGGGACGGCGACCGCGCGAATCACGATCAGCGCCTGGCCGGGCCGGCATCCGGTGCTCGATCCGGCGAGCTTCGGCGCGAACATCTCGTCGCGGGCCTACCTGACGCTGTCCGGGTTCACCTTCAGCGGAACGAAGTACGACGGCGTGTACGTTTCCGGCAGCCATGACATCACGATCAGCGGCAACACGGTCACGGGAGCCGGACACCCGGTGTCGGGCGAGACGGCGTACGGGATCAGCATCCGGTCCTCCTCCGCATCGGTTGTCAGTGGCAACAACGTGCACGACAACCACGGCACCGGCATCCTGATCACCTCGGGCTCGACCGGGATCCTGGTCAGCGGCAACGCGGCCAGTTTCAACGCCGACGGATTCCGACGGAACGCCAACGGGATCAACGTGGTCAGCGAGGGAAACACCCTGCTGCGCAACGTCACCCACGACAACGAGGACTCCGGCATCCAGTTCTACACCGGCGCCGACGACAACCTGGCCGCACTGAACGTCACGTACAACAACGGTGACCACGGCATCGACGACCTGAACGTCACCGGCGGCCGGCTGATCGGCAACACCGTCTACCGCAACTGCACGACCGGTATCAACGTCGAAGGGACGTCCGGCAACTACCTGGTCGTCAACAATGTTGCCGTCGACAACGGTGTGTACCCGGCCTACCACGGCATCGCCTGCACGCGGCGGGCCGGGAACATCGGCATCTGGGACTCGGCGCCGTCCTCCACGACGGTGGACCACAACCTGGTCTGGCTGACGAAGAGCGGAAAGATGTACGCCTTCGGTACGACGTACACGTCGCTGGCCGCGATGCACGCGGCGACCGGGCAGGAGGCACACGGCGTACAGGCCGATCCGCGGTTCGTATCCGCAGGTTCCTGGAACCTGCGCCTCGCGACCGGGTCCGCCGCGATCGACCGCGGCAACTCGGGCGTCTCCGGCGAGCAGTCCACCGACGTCACGGGCCGGACCCGAGTGGACGATCCGGCCACCGGGAACACGTTCGCGGAAGGACCACGGCGCTACGACGACCTCGGTGCGTACGAATACCAGCCGTGA
- a CDS encoding helix-turn-helix transcriptional regulator encodes MRLAICEEYWLFASVLAAAFERHGHEIVATGDDLQQLFEVAGRSPDLYLLDVPAATDLLRHRDRTPYVVLLADPQDDRAWQAFDGGVVEGVVSKACSLRAVIEVAELVARGNHVAEGRPSADRRRPRPVVDALTTRELQVLRLVVQGYNTEQMAGILGVSRHTIRTHVQQVLRKLRVHGRGKLARAAADAGLVDVRELAADGHR; translated from the coding sequence ATGAGGCTGGCGATCTGCGAGGAGTACTGGCTCTTCGCCTCGGTGCTGGCCGCCGCCTTCGAGCGGCACGGCCACGAGATCGTTGCCACCGGCGACGATCTGCAACAGTTGTTCGAGGTCGCCGGTCGTTCACCGGACCTGTACCTGCTCGACGTGCCGGCCGCGACCGATCTGCTGCGGCACCGGGACCGGACACCGTACGTCGTACTGCTCGCGGACCCGCAGGACGACCGGGCCTGGCAGGCATTCGACGGTGGGGTCGTCGAGGGCGTGGTCAGTAAGGCCTGCAGTCTGCGCGCAGTGATCGAGGTCGCCGAATTGGTGGCCCGGGGCAATCATGTGGCCGAGGGCAGACCGTCCGCCGACCGACGCCGACCGCGACCGGTCGTCGACGCGCTGACCACCAGGGAACTGCAGGTACTGCGGCTCGTGGTGCAGGGCTACAACACCGAGCAGATGGCCGGCATCCTCGGCGTCAGCCGGCACACCATCCGTACCCACGTCCAGCAGGTGCTCCGCAAGCTCAGGGTGCACGGACGCGGCAAGCTGGCCCGCGCGGCCGCCGACGCCGGCCTGGTCGACGTCCGGGAACTCGCCGCGGACGGGCACCGGTGA
- a CDS encoding sensor histidine kinase: protein MSAADVSPARGGKADEPEHLLRLFHDLRQYVAAGLHLSEDTAELGGPARLALIRQQFEAIAEILEVEQATTRRIGGVNLTQLAGECADVVRLTYRAPVIFERATRVMVAGDQALLRRAIGNLLDNACRAAGGAGHVQLRVDVADGEAYIEVSDDGPGFGDVAAGTGHGLQVVAAAARAYGGRLEIASVPGSGTTVRLSLPAGHPRVRSV, encoded by the coding sequence ATGAGCGCTGCCGACGTATCGCCGGCGAGAGGCGGAAAAGCCGACGAGCCGGAGCACCTGCTGCGGCTGTTCCACGATCTGCGGCAGTACGTCGCCGCGGGTCTGCACCTGTCCGAGGACACCGCTGAACTGGGCGGGCCGGCCAGGCTGGCCCTGATCCGCCAGCAGTTCGAAGCGATCGCCGAGATCCTGGAGGTCGAGCAGGCAACCACGCGGCGGATCGGTGGTGTCAACCTGACCCAGCTGGCCGGTGAGTGCGCCGACGTCGTTCGCCTGACCTACCGCGCACCGGTGATCTTCGAACGCGCCACCCGCGTCATGGTCGCGGGCGATCAGGCACTGCTGCGCCGCGCGATCGGCAACCTGCTCGACAACGCCTGCCGCGCGGCCGGCGGCGCCGGTCACGTCCAGCTTCGCGTGGACGTCGCCGATGGCGAGGCCTACATCGAGGTGTCCGACGACGGCCCAGGCTTCGGAGACGTCGCCGCCGGAACCGGTCACGGTCTGCAGGTGGTCGCCGCGGCAGCCCGCGCGTACGGCGGCCGGCTCGAGATCGCCAGCGTCCCCGGCTCCGGAACCACCGTCCGGCTCAGCCTGCCCGCCGGCCACCCGAGGGTGAGGTCGGTATGA